In Sphingomonas sp. PAMC26645, one DNA window encodes the following:
- a CDS encoding Rossmann fold domain-containing protein: MLLRLEPGGDIAALVRGAVGESRIVLIPANLDPLTMAQARAAIGPLAIELAPAVRVNAVAPAEAARHADVEAAVAFLEQARSTTGQLLVVG, encoded by the coding sequence ATGCTGCTGAGGCTAGAGCCGGGCGGGGACATCGCGGCGCTCGTCCGTGGCGCAGTCGGCGAATCGCGGATCGTGTTGATCCCCGCGAACCTCGATCCGCTGACGATGGCGCAGGCGAGGGCGGCGATCGGCCCCCTCGCGATCGAATTGGCGCCAGCGGTCCGCGTGAATGCGGTGGCACCGGCCGAGGCGGCTCGACACGCCGATGTTGAGGCCGCGGTCGCGTTTCTTGAGCAGGCGCGCTCCACCACCGGACAATTGCTGGTCGTCGGCTAG
- a CDS encoding dihydroneopterin aldolase has translation MEDSLQLEVHDLEVQVLTGIYSEETHLPQPLRISLTVDMVCPRHFAPDTPLSASKNYLDLKNAATTALPAGVHFTLIEGVADHICETLFLQDARVLRVMVKIVKLAIAEADEAIGVTLVRHRR, from the coding sequence ATGGAAGACAGTCTTCAACTCGAAGTCCACGATCTCGAAGTGCAGGTCCTGACCGGCATCTATTCGGAGGAGACGCACCTGCCGCAGCCGCTGCGGATTTCTCTGACCGTGGACATGGTCTGCCCGAGACACTTCGCGCCGGATACGCCGTTGTCGGCATCCAAGAACTATCTCGATTTGAAGAACGCCGCGACCACCGCGCTGCCGGCCGGCGTGCATTTCACGCTGATCGAGGGCGTTGCGGATCATATCTGCGAGACGTTGTTCCTGCAGGATGCCCGCGTCCTGCGCGTGATGGTCAAGATCGTGAAGCTCGCGATCGCCGAAGCCGACGAGGCGATCGGCGTGACCCTCGTCCGACATCGCCGCTGA
- a CDS encoding N-acetyltransferase gives MITLVPLASINPTAVEMLLDAAFGPDRFTRTAYTIRGGTKPVAALSFAAVEDGVLVGSIQCWPIALVDDDRPFPLIMVGPVAVVPDHQGDGIGRRLMTQALDAAAVTGLDDALMLIGDPDYYGRFFGFSAERTAFWAAPGPVERHRLLARGDAVPDSTGMLGPRVAEAMPVTASA, from the coding sequence TTGATCACTCTCGTTCCCCTGGCCAGCATCAACCCGACAGCGGTCGAGATGCTGCTCGATGCCGCTTTCGGCCCGGATCGGTTCACGCGGACCGCGTACACGATCCGCGGTGGGACGAAGCCGGTCGCCGCACTCAGCTTCGCCGCGGTCGAGGATGGCGTGCTGGTTGGCTCGATCCAGTGCTGGCCGATTGCGCTGGTCGACGACGACAGACCATTTCCGCTGATCATGGTCGGCCCGGTCGCCGTGGTACCCGACCATCAAGGAGATGGCATCGGTCGTCGCCTGATGACGCAGGCGCTCGACGCGGCCGCCGTCACGGGGCTCGACGATGCGCTCATGCTGATCGGCGACCCCGACTATTACGGCCGGTTCTTCGGCTTCTCCGCCGAGCGCACCGCATTCTGGGCCGCCCCCGGCCCGGTCGAGCGCCACCGCCTGCTCGCCCGCGGCGATGCGGTGCCGGACAGCACCGGCATGCTCGGTCCCCGCGTTGCCGAGGCCATGCCGGTCACCGCATCCGCATAA
- a CDS encoding DUF1285 domain-containing protein, giving the protein MPMDAIPDIASLSLAEIAKLVEEAKLPPVEKWNPTHCGDSEMRIARDGTWYHQGSPIGRPAMVRLFSTILRREPDGSHVLVTPVEKLDIEVEDAPFIAVEMKAEGSGRDAKLAFRLNTGDLVTAGPEHPLRFVEDTTDGDGGPRPYLAVRGGMEALVVRSVYYELAERAIADDATPAGLWSDGAFFPLEPAA; this is encoded by the coding sequence ATGCCCATGGATGCCATCCCCGATATCGCCTCGCTCAGTCTCGCCGAAATCGCCAAGCTCGTCGAAGAGGCGAAGCTCCCGCCGGTCGAGAAATGGAACCCGACGCATTGCGGCGACAGCGAGATGCGGATCGCGCGCGACGGCACCTGGTATCACCAGGGCTCGCCGATCGGCCGCCCGGCGATGGTTCGGCTGTTCTCGACGATCCTGCGCCGTGAGCCCGATGGCAGCCACGTCCTCGTCACGCCGGTCGAAAAGCTCGATATCGAGGTCGAGGATGCGCCGTTCATCGCGGTCGAGATGAAGGCCGAGGGCAGCGGTCGCGATGCGAAGCTCGCTTTCCGGCTCAACACCGGCGACCTCGTTACGGCAGGTCCGGAGCATCCGCTGCGCTTCGTCGAGGACACGACCGACGGAGATGGCGGTCCGCGCCCCTACCTCGCCGTCCGCGGCGGGATGGAGGCGCTGGTGGTCCGCTCGGTCTATTACGAACTCGCCGAGCGCGCGATTGCCGACGACGCGACGCCCGCCGGGCTGTGGAGCGACGGCGCGTTCTTCCCGCTGGAGCCCGCTGCATGA
- a CDS encoding CoA pyrophosphatase codes for MSLTERMTAALAKGAGSHMILLTGDQHDGDLTAADTLLPAAVLIAVTDRADPGVILTQRTDTMSRHPGQIAFPGGRIDPGEDVVTAALREAEEEIALPRDKVQVIGEADSYRTVTGFQVTPVIGIIPPDLVFTPSEAEVASVFEVPLAFLLDEANHVEATLEWQGHDRHYYEIMWNERRIWGATAAMIVNLARRLRWS; via the coding sequence ATGAGCCTGACGGAACGGATGACCGCGGCGCTGGCGAAGGGCGCCGGGTCGCACATGATCCTGCTCACCGGCGACCAGCATGACGGCGATCTAACCGCCGCCGACACGCTGCTTCCTGCCGCGGTGCTGATCGCGGTGACCGACCGCGCTGATCCCGGCGTGATCCTGACTCAGCGTACCGACACGATGAGCCGCCACCCCGGCCAGATCGCGTTTCCCGGCGGCCGGATCGACCCCGGCGAGGACGTCGTGACCGCCGCGCTGCGCGAGGCCGAGGAGGAGATCGCCCTCCCCCGCGACAAGGTCCAGGTGATCGGCGAGGCCGACAGTTATCGCACCGTCACCGGGTTCCAGGTGACGCCGGTGATCGGCATAATTCCGCCCGACTTGGTCTTCACACCGAGCGAGGCGGAAGTCGCCAGCGTTTTCGAAGTCCCGCTCGCGTTCCTGCTCGACGAGGCGAACCATGTCGAGGCGACGCTCGAATGGCAGGGCCACGACCGGCATTATTACGAGATCATGTGGAACGAGCGCCGTATCTGGGGTGCGACCGCGGCGATGATCGTCAACCTTGCCCGCCGCCTGAGGTGGTCTTGA
- a CDS encoding CCA tRNA nucleotidyltransferase, with product MVLILPAAPWRDRDGLAALTKVLGAAEGESRFVGGAVRDTLLGIDVADVDIATRLPPQEVIERLQDARIKAVPTGLAHGTITAVTPAGPVEVTTLRRDVSTDGRHAIIAYTDDWREDATRRDFTMNALYADPATGEIFDYFGGLDDLAARRVRFIGDPLQRIAEDHLRILRFFRFHARFGTAIDQAGLDACTARANDLMALSRERVASEVLKLLVAGNAVPVVTLMVERGIFRAVLPEIDAQGAARLGVLAERETNAGIAPDPIRRLAVSIAPAAAEAVGARLKLSNVDRKRLMAATAGSGEEGPLALAYRVGVAGAVDRLLIAGEDVSQIKDWTPPAFPFSGGALVERGLRKGPDVAAMLRRVETQWISEGFPRAERVAAIADGLVAEVSA from the coding sequence GTGGTCTTGATACTCCCGGCGGCGCCGTGGCGCGACCGTGACGGCCTCGCAGCACTGACCAAGGTTCTTGGCGCGGCAGAGGGCGAGTCGCGCTTCGTCGGTGGCGCGGTGCGCGACACGCTGCTCGGGATCGACGTCGCCGATGTCGACATTGCCACGCGCTTGCCCCCGCAGGAGGTGATCGAGCGACTCCAGGATGCGCGGATCAAGGCGGTTCCGACCGGCCTCGCGCACGGCACGATTACTGCCGTCACCCCCGCAGGTCCGGTCGAGGTGACGACGCTGCGCCGCGACGTCTCGACCGACGGCCGCCACGCGATCATCGCCTATACCGACGACTGGCGCGAAGACGCGACGCGCCGCGATTTCACGATGAACGCGCTTTACGCCGATCCCGCGACGGGCGAGATCTTCGATTATTTCGGCGGCCTCGACGACCTCGCGGCGCGGCGCGTCCGCTTCATCGGCGACCCGTTGCAGCGGATCGCCGAGGATCATCTGCGCATCCTCCGCTTCTTTCGCTTCCACGCGCGGTTCGGCACCGCGATCGACCAAGCCGGTCTCGACGCCTGCACCGCGCGCGCGAACGACCTGATGGCGCTGTCCCGTGAACGCGTGGCGAGCGAAGTCCTGAAACTGCTGGTCGCCGGCAACGCCGTGCCCGTCGTCACGCTGATGGTCGAGCGCGGCATCTTCCGCGCGGTATTGCCAGAGATCGACGCCCAGGGAGCGGCGCGTTTGGGCGTGCTGGCCGAGCGCGAGACGAACGCTGGCATCGCACCGGACCCGATCCGCCGCCTCGCCGTGTCGATCGCGCCTGCCGCCGCGGAGGCCGTTGGAGCGAGGCTGAAGCTGTCCAACGTCGACCGCAAGCGCCTGATGGCTGCCACTGCGGGATCCGGTGAGGAAGGCCCCCTCGCCTTGGCCTATCGTGTCGGTGTGGCCGGTGCAGTCGACCGTCTGCTCATCGCTGGCGAAGACGTGTCCCAAATCAAGGACTGGACGCCGCCTGCGTTCCCGTTCTCCGGCGGGGCTCTGGTCGAACGTGGACTCCGGAAAGGACCCGACGTGGCTGCGATGCTGCGCCGGGTCGAGACGCAGTGGATCTCGGAAGGGTTTCCGCGCGCCGAGCGCGTGGCGGCCATCGCCGACGGACTGGTGGCGGAGGTTTCCGCCTAA
- a CDS encoding bifunctional diguanylate cyclase/phosphodiesterase: MPSTALEQTAKPIVTSDMVARGLELVPIPAVHIVLNAGQLELFAMNRAYRLAGFGVVAERSPMIAELGDRIRAFLGSEQIRSDFDWVLGDEIDCRHYRVTIARSDPIFRERCTISFIDLTSQVQTERSLRREMTTDSLTGLLNREGFADLIEELEDHTVRAVLAIDLDRFGRLNSCLGSLAGDELLITVARRIKGALRARDTLARIGGNQFGILISIDQDREEAQALAERIHRTLQTPFRLTDYEINVECSVGIAFGADESGDNVDLVRHAQFAVKRAKVSGRAEFYQVQDFAIARAQFGMETALRRAIEHRDLRLAYQPICDLATGRIVSFEALARWTDKDGREHSPTEFIAVAEESGLIVPLGRWAIEEAAQTLARWDAANGGPCGVRLAVNLSAIQLQRDAIAPVLQAALDSTGLSGDRFTLELTESAIVSDPDRIAGTMHALKALGTNLAMDDFGTGYSNLAYLQKLPIDILKIDRSFVTGMLADRDKVSIVRAILSLAQALGMRTTAEGVETHELSQTLAALGCTYGQGYFYARPLEPDAAYAMINSITATN; the protein is encoded by the coding sequence ATGCCATCGACCGCCCTCGAACAGACTGCAAAGCCGATCGTGACGAGTGATATGGTCGCACGCGGGCTTGAACTCGTGCCGATCCCCGCGGTTCATATCGTCCTGAACGCGGGGCAACTCGAGCTGTTCGCGATGAATCGCGCGTATCGTCTGGCGGGGTTCGGCGTCGTTGCGGAACGTTCGCCGATGATCGCCGAGCTCGGCGACCGGATCCGGGCGTTTCTCGGGTCGGAGCAGATCAGGTCCGACTTCGACTGGGTCCTGGGCGACGAGATTGACTGCCGCCATTACCGCGTCACGATCGCACGTTCCGATCCCATATTCCGCGAACGGTGTACGATCAGTTTCATCGACCTGACGTCGCAGGTCCAGACCGAGCGCAGTCTGCGTCGCGAGATGACGACCGACAGCCTGACGGGACTGTTGAACCGGGAAGGGTTCGCGGACCTGATCGAGGAGCTCGAAGACCATACGGTCAGGGCCGTACTCGCGATCGATCTCGATCGGTTCGGCCGGCTGAACTCGTGCCTTGGCTCGCTGGCGGGAGACGAATTGCTCATCACGGTGGCGCGTCGGATCAAGGGCGCTTTGCGCGCGCGCGACACGCTGGCGCGGATCGGAGGGAATCAATTCGGTATCCTGATATCGATCGACCAGGATCGTGAGGAGGCGCAGGCGCTGGCCGAGCGGATCCACCGGACGTTGCAAACGCCGTTCCGGTTGACCGATTACGAGATCAACGTCGAATGCTCGGTCGGGATCGCCTTCGGGGCCGATGAGTCCGGCGACAATGTCGACTTGGTCCGCCATGCGCAGTTTGCGGTAAAACGCGCTAAGGTGAGTGGTCGCGCCGAGTTCTACCAGGTCCAGGATTTCGCGATCGCCCGCGCCCAATTCGGCATGGAGACCGCGCTACGTCGCGCAATCGAGCACCGCGACCTGCGGCTGGCGTATCAGCCGATTTGCGACTTGGCGACCGGCCGGATCGTGTCGTTCGAAGCGCTGGCGCGCTGGACCGATAAGGATGGCCGCGAACATTCGCCCACCGAATTCATCGCGGTCGCCGAGGAATCGGGATTGATCGTGCCGCTGGGGCGATGGGCGATCGAGGAAGCTGCGCAGACGCTGGCGCGCTGGGACGCGGCGAACGGCGGACCGTGTGGGGTGAGGCTGGCCGTCAACCTGTCGGCGATCCAGTTGCAGCGCGATGCGATCGCCCCGGTGCTGCAGGCGGCGCTGGACTCGACGGGGTTGTCGGGAGATCGGTTCACGCTCGAACTGACCGAGAGCGCGATCGTCTCGGATCCCGACCGGATCGCCGGGACGATGCACGCGCTGAAGGCGCTCGGGACGAACCTGGCGATGGACGATTTCGGCACCGGGTATTCGAACCTCGCCTATCTCCAGAAGCTGCCGATCGACATTCTCAAGATCGACCGCAGCTTCGTGACGGGCATGCTGGCGGACCGCGACAAGGTGTCGATCGTCCGCGCTATCCTCAGTCTTGCGCAGGCACTGGGGATGCGGACGACGGCCGAGGGGGTCGAAACGCATGAATTGTCCCAGACGCTCGCGGCGTTGGGGTGCACGTACGGGCAGGGCTATTTCTACGCACGACCGCTGGAGCCGGATGCGGCGTATGCGATGATCAACTCTATAACTGCTACGAACTGA
- the parC gene encoding DNA topoisomerase IV subunit A, giving the protein MATDFKDPFDSIVDAPFDSALSERYLVYALSTITARSLPDVRDGMKPVHRRLLWAMRLLKLDPAQGYKKCARVVGDVIGKYHPHGDQSVYDAMVRLAQSFAMRYPLVDGQGNFGNIDGDNAAAYRYTEARLTQVAIDLMDGLDEDAVAYRPTYNGEDHEPELFPGLFPNLLANGASGIAVGMATSIPPHNAAELLEAAIVLIDTPDADDAAILEHVKGPDFPTGGLVVDPPAVIRESYATGRGGFRVRARWETEREKGGGWQLIVTEIPYGVQKGKLIEQIADLINAKRLPILADVRDESDTEIRIVLEPRSRTVDPQILMDGLFRLTDLETRISLNLNVLDKDRTPRVMSLREALAAWVDHQFVVLRRRTEHRLAKIADRVELLDGYLIAYLNLDRVIEIIRTEDEPKKVMIAEFALTDRQAEAILNMRLRSLRRLEEFEIKTERDKLDKEQATLAALLADPKKQRARMKRDMAKIRDRYGLETPLGKRRTTIEEHAPTRDIPLEAMIEREPITVILSQRGWIRAMKGHNDLASPEALKFKEGDGPAYAFHAQTTDKLLLAAENGRFYTLAADKLPGGRGFGEPVRAMIDLDGSVGIVALLPASKHPKLLVVATDGRGFSVSSAEVVAETRKGKTVMTPRPGAQLKIVRPIGPNDDYVAAIGDNRKMLVFPLAELVEMTRGQGLQLQRYRDGGLADAITFTFAEGLSWAMGGGTGRTRTESDLGPWRAARGAAGRMPPTGFPRDNRFG; this is encoded by the coding sequence ATGGCCACCGATTTCAAAGATCCGTTCGACTCCATCGTCGACGCCCCCTTCGACAGCGCGCTGTCCGAGCGGTATCTCGTCTATGCCTTGTCGACGATCACCGCGCGGTCGCTGCCCGACGTGCGCGACGGGATGAAGCCGGTGCATCGGCGCCTGCTCTGGGCGATGCGGCTGCTCAAGCTCGATCCGGCGCAGGGCTACAAGAAGTGTGCGCGTGTCGTCGGCGACGTCATCGGCAAATATCATCCGCACGGCGACCAGTCGGTCTATGACGCGATGGTGCGCTTGGCGCAGTCGTTCGCGATGCGCTATCCGCTGGTCGACGGGCAGGGTAATTTCGGCAACATCGACGGCGATAACGCCGCCGCCTACCGCTACACCGAGGCGCGGCTGACGCAGGTCGCGATCGACCTGATGGACGGGCTCGACGAGGACGCGGTCGCGTATCGCCCGACCTATAACGGCGAGGATCACGAGCCCGAGCTGTTTCCCGGACTGTTCCCGAACCTGTTGGCGAACGGCGCGAGCGGGATCGCGGTCGGCATGGCGACGAGCATCCCGCCGCACAACGCCGCCGAGTTGCTGGAGGCGGCGATCGTCCTGATCGACACGCCCGACGCGGACGATGCCGCGATCCTGGAGCATGTGAAGGGGCCCGATTTCCCTACCGGTGGCTTGGTCGTCGATCCGCCGGCCGTGATCCGCGAATCCTATGCGACCGGACGCGGCGGGTTCCGCGTCCGCGCGCGCTGGGAGACCGAGCGGGAGAAGGGTGGCGGCTGGCAGCTGATCGTCACCGAGATTCCGTACGGCGTGCAGAAAGGCAAGCTGATCGAGCAAATCGCCGATCTGATCAACGCCAAGCGCCTGCCGATCCTCGCCGATGTGCGCGACGAATCAGATACCGAGATCCGCATCGTGCTCGAGCCGCGCAGCCGCACGGTCGATCCGCAGATCCTGATGGACGGGCTGTTCCGGCTTACCGATCTCGAGACGCGGATCAGCCTCAACCTCAACGTGCTCGACAAGGATCGCACGCCGCGGGTGATGTCGTTGCGCGAGGCGCTGGCGGCGTGGGTCGATCACCAGTTCGTCGTGTTGCGCAGGCGGACCGAGCACCGGCTGGCGAAGATCGCCGACCGGGTCGAACTGCTCGACGGCTATCTGATCGCGTACCTCAATCTCGACCGCGTGATCGAGATCATCCGCACCGAGGACGAGCCGAAGAAGGTGATGATCGCCGAGTTCGCGCTGACCGATCGCCAGGCGGAGGCGATCCTCAACATGCGGCTGCGCAGCTTGCGGCGGCTGGAAGAGTTCGAGATCAAGACCGAGCGCGACAAGCTCGACAAGGAGCAGGCGACGCTGGCCGCGTTGCTGGCCGATCCGAAGAAGCAGCGCGCGCGGATGAAGCGCGACATGGCGAAGATCCGCGATCGATACGGGCTTGAGACCCCACTCGGCAAACGACGCACGACGATAGAGGAGCATGCGCCGACCCGCGACATCCCGCTGGAGGCGATGATCGAGCGCGAGCCCATCACCGTGATCCTGTCGCAGCGCGGCTGGATCCGCGCGATGAAGGGGCACAACGATCTGGCGAGCCCGGAAGCGCTGAAGTTCAAGGAGGGCGACGGCCCGGCCTATGCATTCCATGCGCAGACCACCGACAAGCTGTTGCTCGCGGCGGAGAACGGGCGGTTCTACACGCTTGCGGCGGACAAGCTGCCGGGCGGGCGCGGGTTCGGCGAGCCGGTGCGCGCGATGATCGACCTCGACGGGAGCGTCGGGATCGTCGCGCTGCTGCCCGCGAGCAAGCATCCCAAATTGCTGGTGGTGGCGACCGATGGCCGCGGCTTCTCGGTCAGTTCGGCGGAGGTCGTTGCCGAGACCCGCAAGGGCAAGACGGTGATGACGCCGCGGCCGGGTGCGCAGTTGAAGATCGTCCGGCCGATTGGCCCCAACGACGATTACGTCGCGGCGATCGGCGACAATCGGAAGATGCTGGTGTTCCCGCTCGCCGAACTGGTCGAGATGACGCGCGGGCAGGGGCTCCAGCTGCAACGCTATCGCGACGGCGGGCTGGCGGATGCGATCACGTTCACGTTCGCCGAGGGCCTCAGCTGGGCGATGGGCGGCGGTACCGGTCGGACCAGGACCGAATCGGACCTTGGCCCTTGGCGCGCTGCCCGCGGAGCCGCCGGGCGGATGCCGCCCACGGGGTTTCCGCGCGATAATCGGTTCGGATAA
- a CDS encoding alpha/beta hydrolase, with protein sequence MIRLAFLALAAMSTPVLAQTPASPPPKLLTWPDLTKRPKPMPDATVDYGTDQMQKVDVWLPKGKTRGPFPVVVMVHGGCWTTSIADRSLMNWIADDLRNAGVAVWNIDYRGVDRSGGGYPGTFADAAKATDQLKVSAKTFNLDTRRVLAIGHSAGGHLALWLAARTKLPTTSAVHTAHPLRIRHVISLGGLPDLEATATNADNGCGTEVVAKLVGVPTPQHPDVYADTSVPRLLPLSVKQDLVNGREDRIIPFVMATDYIAKAKATGDTATLHTIPATGHVELIAPETPAWAEAKRLILSYFGKPQ encoded by the coding sequence ATGATCCGCCTTGCCTTTCTCGCGCTCGCCGCGATGTCCACGCCCGTTTTGGCTCAAACGCCTGCTTCTCCACCGCCTAAGTTGTTGACGTGGCCCGACCTGACCAAGCGGCCGAAACCGATGCCCGATGCGACCGTCGACTATGGCACCGACCAGATGCAGAAGGTCGACGTCTGGCTTCCTAAGGGCAAGACCAGAGGGCCGTTCCCCGTGGTCGTGATGGTCCATGGCGGCTGCTGGACGACGAGCATCGCCGACCGCAGCCTGATGAACTGGATCGCCGACGACCTCCGCAACGCCGGCGTCGCGGTCTGGAACATCGACTATCGCGGCGTCGACCGGAGCGGCGGCGGCTATCCCGGTACGTTCGCGGATGCTGCGAAGGCTACCGACCAACTCAAGGTCAGCGCCAAGACGTTCAACCTGGACACGCGCCGCGTGCTCGCGATCGGTCACTCCGCCGGCGGTCATCTCGCACTCTGGCTCGCCGCCCGCACCAAGCTTCCGACGACGAGCGCGGTCCATACCGCGCATCCGCTCCGTATCCGCCACGTCATCAGCCTCGGCGGTCTGCCCGATCTCGAAGCCACCGCGACCAACGCCGACAATGGCTGCGGTACCGAAGTCGTTGCGAAACTGGTCGGTGTCCCCACGCCGCAGCATCCGGACGTCTATGCCGACACATCGGTCCCGCGCCTGCTGCCGCTCAGCGTGAAGCAGGATCTCGTCAACGGCCGCGAAGACCGGATCATCCCCTTCGTCATGGCCACCGACTATATCGCCAAGGCCAAGGCAACCGGCGACACCGCGACGCTCCACACCATCCCGGCGACCGGCCATGTCGAACTGATCGCGCCGGAAACGCCTGCCTGGGCCGAGGCCAAACGCCTGATCCTGTCCTATTTTGGAAAGCCCCAGTGA